The sequence TCTTGGCGCTGGCCCTGCTGTCGGTGCTCTGGCATCTGTTCAGCGCACTGCGCGGGCGCAAAAGCTCGGTGGAAAAGCTGCAGCGCGCCTGACCCGACGGCATCCGCGCGAGCGGATGCCGATGTAAAAAACCGCGCCATGCACGGCCTGCAAGGCGCGGTTTTGCGTTCAGCCACGCTTGCCAAGCTCGATCGTTGCCAGCGTCCAGCCGGCTACCCGCTCGTGCAGACTCAGGCCCAGGCCTGGCCGGTCTGGCACGAGCATGTGGCCGTCGCGTATTTCCAACCGCTCGTTGAACGCCGGTTCCAGCCATTCGAAATGCTCGACCCAGGTCGAGTGCTCGTAGGCAGCCGCCAGATGCAGATGGATTTCCATGACGAAGTGCGGCGCCATGATCATGTCGCGCTGTTCGGCGGCCCGGGCGACCTTGAGAAACGGCGTGATGCCACCCATGCGCGGCGCGTCGTGCATAATCACATCGACCGCGTCGGTATCGACGTAGCCCAAGGCTTCGGCGGCACTGGTCAGCATTTCGCCGGTGCCGATGGCGGTATCCAGTTGCGCGGCCAGCGCGGCGTGCCCAGCAACGTCGTGCGCATCGAGCGGCTCCTCGATCCATTCCAGCTGGTACTGCTCCAACATACGCCCCATGCGTAACGCGGTGATGCGATCCCATTGCTGGTTGACATCGACCATCAGCGGCACCTCATTGCCCAGATGCTTGCGCATGACCTCGACCCGCTGCAGGTCCAAGCGTCTGTCGGGCTGCCCGACTTTCATCTTCACGCCACCAATGCCGCGCTCGCGAGACTGCGTCGCCTTGTCGATGACTTCTTCGATCGAGGCCTGCAGATAGCCACCCGAGGTGTTGTAGCAGCGCACCGAATGGCGCTGCGCACCCAGCAGCTTGGACAGCGGCAATGCTGCGCGCCGGGCCTTGAGGTCCCACAAGGCGGTGTCGAACGCGGCAATGGCCTGAGCCGCGACGCCGCCCCGCCCTACCGAAGCACTGGCCCAGGCCAGCTTGCTCCAGAGCCGGGCGATGTCGTTGGGGTCTTCACCGATTAGCAGGGGTGCGAGTTCCTGGGCGTGGGCATACTGCGCCGGCCCACCGGTGCGCAAGCTGTAGCTGAAGCCCAGGCCAGCGTGCCCCTGTGCGGTTTCGATTTCGGCAAACAACAGACTGACCGCGGCCAATGCGGCCTGCCGACCGGTTGCCACTTTGGCATCGCTGACCGCCTGCGCCAGCGGCAGCTCCACCGAACGCAGGCGGATCCAGGTGATGCGATCGGGACTATAGGGTTTCATGTCCGCCTTCATGGTCGGGGTAGTTATGGAAGGCATGATGGACGTTGCGATTGATGCAGGGCTAATCTAATCAGCCACTTGATTGATACCGGAACTGGATCAATGTTCGACCTGGCGCAACTGCGATGCTTCACCGCTCTGGCTACGGAGTTGAATTTTCGTCGCGCCGCCGAGCGCCTGCACATGACCCAGCCACCGCTGAGCCGGCAGATCCAGTTGCTGGAACATCAACTGGGCGTCGTCTTGTTCACTCGCAGCACCCGCACGGTGGCCTTGACCGCCGCGGGTCGTGCCTTCTTCGTCGAAGCTCAGGCGCTGCTCGATCAGGCCCATCGGGCAGCACGGACTGCTCGCCTGATCGCGCTGGGCGAAAGTGGGACCGTGAGCATCGGTTTCGTTGCCAGCGCGGTGTACGACTTCCTGCCGCGGGTGGTGGCCCAGGCCAGGCGCGACCGTCCCGGTGTGCAGATCGCGCTCCAGGAAATGAGCACGTTCGAGCAGCTTCAGGCCCTGCTTACACGGCGCATCGACCTGGCCATCGTCCGTGCTCCCCTGAATCAGCCGGGCCTGGTCAGCGAGCGCCTCGTGTGCGAGCCCTTCGTGTTGGCCGTACACGACGAGCATCCATTGGCGCGGCTTGAACCGCTCGAGCTGACGGCATTGCACGGCCAGCCGTTCATCATGTATTCGCACGCCGCTTGGCAGCCGTTCAACGAACTGCTCACCGGCATGTTTCGCTCCAGCGGCGTGCAACCGGACTATGTGCAGTCGCTCGGCACCACCTTGACCATCCTTTCACTGGTCAACGTCGGCATGGGCCTGGCACTGGTGCCGCGCAGCGCCACTGCGGTGAGCTTCGAACGGGTGCGTTGGCGGACGCTCGAGCTGCCATCAGGCGTATACAGCGAACTGCATCTGGTCTGGCGCGACGACAACGACAACCCGGCCGTCGCCGCGCTTCGTGAAGCGGTGCGCCAGGCGGTCAGCGAAACCACTCAGGGACGCTGACCCACCTCGGCCTGCTGCACCGTCCAACCGGCCACCTGCTCGCTCAAACTCAGGCCCAGACCGGGCCGGTTCGGCACCAGCATTCGCCCATCGCGTATCTCCAGCCGCTCCTCGAACAAGGGTTCCAACCATTCGAAATGCTCGACCCATGGCTCACGGGTATGAGTCGCCGCCAGGTGCACGTGCAGCTCCATGGCGAAGTGTGGCGCCAGTGTCATGCCGGCCTGCTCGGCCAGGGCCTGTATCCGCAGATAGGGCGTGATGCCGCCAACGCGTGGAGCGTCCGGCATCAGGAAGTCGGCAGCACGCTGACGAATGAACTCCCAGTGTTCGGCCGGGCTGGTGAGCATCTCGCCCGTCGCGATTGGCGTATCGAACAGACGCGCCAATTCGGCGTGTCCCTCGGCGTCGTAGCAGTCCAGTGGCTCCTCGATCCATATCAGGTCGAAGGGCTCCAGGCGCCGGCACATGCGGCGAGCGGTCGGCCGATCCCATTGCTGGTTGGCATCGACCATCAGCGGGAACGCCTCGCCCAGGTGCTGGCGCACCGTGCCGACCCGGTGCAGGTCCAACGCCCAGTCCGGCTGTCCGACCTTGAGCTTTATCCCGCCGATGCCCTTCTCTCGCGACACATCGGTGTTCTTCATCAATTGGTCCAGCGGCGTGTGCAGAAAGCCGCCAGAGGTGTTGTAACAGCGCACCGAGTCGCGTTGGGCGCCGAGCAGACGCGCCAGCGACAACCCCGCACGACGTGCCTTGAGGTCCCACAGCGCCACGTCGAAGGCGCCGATCGCCTGGGTCGCCAGGCCGCTGCGGCCCACCGAAGCGCCCGCCCAGCACAACTTGTCCCACAGCTTGGCAATATCGCTGGGGTTCTCGCCTATCAGATTGGGCGCCACCTCCAGGGCATGGGCAAACTGTCCCGCGCCGCCGGCGCGCTTGGAGTAGCTGAAACCCAGCCCGTGGTGACCATCACGGGTTTCGATTTCGGCGATCAGGATCGCGATCTCGGTCATCGGCTTCTGTCGGCCGGTGAGTACCTTCGCATCGCTGATCGGGTTGGCCAGCGGCAGGGTCACCGAGCGCAGGCGCAGCCAGGCGATACGGTCATCGTCGGCACAGATGATTGCGGGCTTGTCGTTCATGGAATCTCCTGGTGATGGGCCGGCGACCTGCTCTGCGCCATAGGTGACGGCATCGTCACATGGAGCCACGAGGCCGTCGAAAAATGGGCAGCCCGATTCGCATCGGTGACCAGCTCCGAGCGACCCAGCGCACCCGATACAGTGATCGGCGATACGCCCGCGACTTTAGCCACGTCGATCAGGGTTGGAGCGCCGGTCAACTGGCGGTCGGATTGTCTTTTGTTCATGACGGTACGCCGCCCTCTCGTCGTGCAGGCCCCAACGCTGGAACCACGCATGTGCAGATTTGGGATGCATCCTTTCGCGGAATGTCATCATACAACCATGCGCGCTTCACTCGTCCTACTCGTCCATTTCCGAGGCCGGAGCCGTACTCGACTTTAGTGGTATGTGTTTAGGCGGCTGCGACGGCTAGCGTGACGTACTGAAAACGCTCACTACGCCCGTGAAACTCAGTAAATACGCCAGCTGCAGAGGGAACGCTCAAGACTTCGCCCAGCACGGAACGCCGTCTGGACATTGCCAAGCAGATCGTAGTTTGCGGTTGACAAACTTCAAGGTCGGCGGAAATAATCAACCCAAGTCATCCGACAACCGATGACATCAAAAACAATAAGCTATGGGCAGATCACAATGACAAGCACGAAGACCGTTCCCACACCCATCAATCGCCTCCTGCTGACAGGCGCGGCAGGAGGATTGGGCAAGGTGTTACGCGAAACGCTTCGCCCCTACGCCAACATCATTCGCCTCTCCGACATCGCCCCCATCGAGCCGCCAGCCGGTCCCCACGAAGAAGTGGTCCAGTGCAACCTGGCCGACAAAGCCGCCGTGCAGGCATTGTGCGAAGGCGTCGATGCTATAGCGCATTTCGGTGGCGTCTCGGTCGAGCGCCCCTTCGAAGAGATTCTCGAAGCCAACATCAAGGGCGTCTTTCACATCTACGAAGCGGCCCGCCGTCATGGCATCAAGCGTGTGATCTTCGCCAGCTCCAACCACGTGATCGGATTCTACAAGCAGACCGAGAAGATCGACGCCAGCGTAGCCCGTCGCCCTGACAGCTATTACGGGCTGTCCAAGTCCTATGGCGAAGACATGGCCAGCTTCTACTTCGATCGCTACGGCATCGAAACCGTCAGCATCCGCATCGGCTCCTCCTTCCCCGAGCCGCTCAACCGCCGGATGATGGCCACCTACCTCAGCTACCGCGACCTGACCCACCTGATCGAACGCTCGCTGTACGCCGCCAATGTGGGGCACACGGTGGTCTATGGCGTCTCGGCCAACCGCGATGTCTGGTGGGACAACCACATGGCAGCCAACCTTGGCTTCGTCCCCCAAGACAGCTCCGAAGTGTTTCGCGAAAAAATCGAACAGCAGCCGCCCTACGAGCCCAACGATCCCGCCTTGATCTACCAGGGTGGCGCGTTCTGCGAGGCCGGGCCGTTCGAAGACTGAACCACACGCCACGCTGCGAAAAACAACAAGAGAATCGCCATGGCACACCAAGCAGAACTGATCGTCGACGTCCGGAACGCGACCGGAGAAAGCCCGGTATGGGTCGCCTCCGAGCAGGCGCTCTACTGGGTCGACATCCCTAATCGCCAATTGCTGCGCTGGAAAGCCGCGGACGCGTCGGTCACCCGCTGGACGGGCGAGCAGATGATCGCCTGCATCGCACGCCGCCAGGGCGATGCGAATCGCTGGATCGCCGGCATGGAAGATGGCCTCTTCGACATAACGCCGCAGGATGACGGCACCTTTGCCGCGACCCGCCTCACCGACGTATCGCATGCGCATGCCGGCATGCGCTTCAATGATGGTCGCTGCGACCGTCAGGGCCGCTTTTGGGCTGGCACCATGGTCATGGACATGGCTGCCGGCATTCCGGCAGGCGCGTTGTACCGGTTCGACGGTTCAGCCGGAGACGAATCGCTCGGTGCGCAATTGAATGACTTTGTCGTGCCTAACGGGCTGGGCTTCAGCCCGGACGGCCGGACGATGTATCTCTCCGACTCCCACCCCAACGTGCAATGCATCTGGGCCTTCGATTACGACATCGACAGCGGCACCCCGAGCAATCGCCGGGTTTTCGTCGACATGAAGCAGCACCCCGGCCGCCCGGATGGCGCGGCGGTAGACGTCGACGGCTGCTACTGGATCTGCGGCAACGACGCCGGGCTGATCCATCGCTTCACGCCGGACGGCCGCCTTGACCGTTCATTGCCGGTCCCTGTGAAGAAACCCGCGATGTGCGCCTTTGGCGGCGCCGGCCTCGACACGCTGTTCGTCACCTCCATTCGTCCAGGCGGCGATCTCTCCGATCAGCCGTTGGCGGGCGGCGTCTTCGCCCTGCAACCCGGCGTCTCCGGACTGGAGGAAACCCCATTTCGTCAATGATCCACCCACACAAGGACCGGCTCGCAATGCCCGGCCTTGAAGTTCCAACGCTGCTCACAAACAACAACAAGATGGAGATTCACATGAACTTCAAACGCAAGTTGCTCATCGCTACACTTCCCCTAGCCTTCTGCTTGTCCAGCACTGCCCACGCAGCCATGACGCTGAAGATCGCCGAAATCCATCCCGCCGGTTACCCGACCGTGGTCGCTCAGGAGCACATGGGCGAGAACATCGAAAAGGCCACCGACGGCGAGCTCAAGTTCCGCATGTTCTCCGGCGGTGTTCTGGGGTCGGAAAAGGAAGTCGTCGAGCAGGTGCAGATCGGTGCCGTGCAGATGACCCGCGTCAGCCTCGGCACGCTCGGCCCGGTGGTTCCGGACGTAAACGTGTTCAACATGCCCTTCGTCTTCCGCGACCACGAACACATGCGCAAGGTCATCGATGGCGAGATCGGCCAGGAGATCCTCGACAAGATCACCAACTCCGAATTCAACATGGTGGGTCTGGCGTGGATGGACGGCGGCGTGCGCAACCTCTACACCAAGAAGCCGGTACGCAGCCTCGAAGACCTTAAGGGCATGAAGATCCGCGTGATCGGTAACCCGATGTTCATCGAGACCTTCAATGCACTGGGTGCCAGCGGCATCGCCATGGACACCGGCGAGATTTTCAGCGCGCTACAGACCGGCGTGGTCGATGGCGCGGAGAACAACCCTCCGACCATGCTCGAGCACAACCACTTCCGTAGCGCCAAGTACTACACCCTGACCGGCCACCTGATTCTTCCGGAGCCGATCGTGATCTCCAAGGCTACCTGGAACAAGCTCACGCCCGAGCAACAGGAAATCGTCAAGAAGTACGCCAAGGAGGCGCAGCTCGAAGAGCGCAAGCTGTGGGATGAAAAAACCGCCAGCAGCGAAGCCAAGCTCAAGGAAGCAGGCGTCGAGTTCATCGAGGTGGACAAGAAGCCCTTCTTCGACGCCACCGCTCCGATTCGCGAGAAGTACGGCGCGCCCTACGCCGACCTGATCAAGCGTATCGAAGCGGTCCAGTGATTCGTTCTCTTTGAAAACCTCGCGGCGGCCGGCCTGCACCGCCGCCGCGCTTGTGGTGAGCCTGATGAAAAACACGCTGCTGCGCGTCAACGACGCGATCTACAAGACCTGCGTATGGGTCGCGGGCATGGCCATCGTGGTCATGTCCATGATCATCCCCTGGGGGATCTTCGCGCGCTACGTGCTGGGTTCCGGGGCCGGCTGGCCCGAACCTGTAGCCATTCTGCTGATGGTGATCTTCACCTTTCTCGGCGCTGCCGCCAGTTATCGGGCCGGCGCGCACATGGCGGTGAGCATGTTCACTGATCGCCTCCCGCAGTTTCTGCACCGCCACGTCGAACTACTGGTACAGATCCTGATGGGCATCATCTGTCTGTTCATGACCATCTGGGGCATCAAGTTGTGCGTTGCCACCTGGAACCAGTTCATGAGCACCCTGCCGACCTTGCGCGTCGGTATTACCTACTCGCCGATCCCGATCGGCGGCGCGATCACCCTGCTGTTCGTGCTCGAACGCCTGTTTTTCGGCGACCAGAGCAAGCGCCGGGCAGTCGACTATGAATACGTCGAAAGCAGCAAGGAGGCCGTGTAATGGACGCACTGATTCTGCTCGGCAGCTTTGCCATCCTCTTTCTGCTGCGTATGCCGGTGGCCTACGCGCTGGGCTTGTCCGCGCTGATTGGCGCCTGGTGGATCGACATTCCGTTCGATGCGGTGATGATTCAGGTCGCCGGCGGCGTCAACAAGTTCTCTCTGCTGGCCATCCCCTTCTTCGTCCTGGCGGGCGCGATCATGGCCGAAGGCGGCATGTCCCGTCGGCTGGTGGCGTTCGCGGGGGTTCTGGTCGGATTCGTTCGCGGTGGGCTGTCGCTGGTCAACATCATGGCTTCGACCTTCTTCGGCGCCATTTCGGGCTCGTCGCTCGCCGACACCGCCTCGGTGGGCTCGGTACTGATCCCGGAGATGGAAAAGAAGGGTTACCCGCGCGAGTTTTCCACGGCCGTAACGGTCAGCGGCTCGGTGCAGGCCCTGCTCACCCCGCCGAGCCACAACTCGGTGCTCTACTCGCTGGCCGCAGGCGGAACGGTATCGATCTCCTCGCTGTTCATCGCCGGCATCGGCCCGGGCCTGCTGCTGAGCGCGGTGATGATGACCATGTGCCTGCTGTTCGCACGGGCGCGCAACTACCCCAAGGGTGAGATCATTCCGCTGCGCCAGGCGTTGAAGATCTGCGCCGAAGCGCTCTGGGGCCTGATGACCATGGTCATCATCCTCGGCGGCATCCTTTCCGGCGTCTTCACCGCGACCGAATCCGCGTCGATCGCCGTGGTCTGGGCATTCTTCGTGACCATGTTCATCTACCGTGACTACAAATGGCACGAGCTGCCGAAACTGCTGCACCGCACGGTGCGTACCTTGTCGGTAGTGATGATCCTGATCGCCTTCGCCGCGAGCTTCGGCTACATCATGACGCTGATGCAGATTCCATCGAAAATCACCACGCTGTTCCTGACCCTGTCGGACAACCGCTACGTGATCCTGATGTGCATCAACCTGATGCTGCTGGTACTGGGCACGCTGATGGACATGGCACCGCTGATTCTGATCCTCACCCCGATCCTGATGCCGGTCATCACGGGTATCGGCGTCGATCCGGTGCACTTCGGCATGATCATGCTGGTCAACCTCGGTATCGGGCTGATCACTCCTCCGGTCGGTGCGGTACTCTTCGTCGGTGCGGCGATTGGCAAAGTGACCATCGAAAATACGGTGAAGGCGCTGTTTCCCTTCTACGTCGCGCTGTTCATGGTACTTCTCGCAGTCACCTACATTCCCGCGATCTCCCTCTGGTTGCCGAGCGTGGTGCTCTGACAGTCCTCAGCGCCCGAACGAGGACGCCGCCCAACCGGGCGGCGTTTTGCTTTGTAAGGTTATGAACAATTCGCCATCCATCGACATGAAACCGCTTGCGCCAACGCAAGCGCACAGCCGAACGGAATGGATTCTGCCAGGACAGGACTGACCCCATGCAAGCTGCTACACCCTTTCCACGTCATATCGCCGTACTGATTCTGGCCACACTGGCCTGTTCGTTCGCCGGCAACCACATTGCTGCCCGGATCGCTTTCGACCATGACACCGGCCTGCTGCTGGCAATGCTCTGCCGCGCTGGCGTCACCCTGTTGGTATTGGCCGGATTGGTTCTATGGCGGCGCGAATCGCTGCGCCTGAGCGGCGCTACCTGGCGCTGGCAGCTTCTGCTCGGCCTGCTGATCTCCATTCAGAGCTTCTGCATCTACTCGGCCGTGGCGCGCATCCCCGTCGCGCTGGCCCTGTTGGTGGTGAATCTTTCGCCCATCATGCTGGCGCTGTTGACATGGCTGCTAGGCGGTCCGCGTCCGAGCCGCCAGGCGCTTGCGATCATGGGCATGATCCTGTTCGGCCTGGTGTTGGTACTCGACGTCCCGGCGCGCCTGATCAGCAGCGAGGCGCCGGACGGACAATGGATCGCCGGCATCTTGTTCAGCCTGACTGCCGCCGCGGTATTCGCGGTCGCGCTGTGGGTCACCGAGCACAAGCTATCGAAGATGGCCGGTTCGGTGCGCAGCATGCTGACGCTGATCGTCGTGTTCGGTGCGTCCGCACTGCTCGGCGCCAGCGACCTGATACCGGGCGGTCTGAGCCTGCCCAGCGCGAGCGCCGGCTGGATCGCTCTGGGGTGTCTGGTGTTGCTCTATGGAGCGGCGTTCTCGACGCTGTTCATCTGCATGCCGCGCCTGAACATCGCGCGCAATGCGCCTGTGATGAACATGGAACCGGTCGCTGGCATGCTTCTGGGCTGGCTAATACTCGGCCAGTTGCTCGGGCCCGGGCAGGTGCTGGGCGGCCTGATCGTGGTTGGCGGGATCGTTCTGTTGGCCTACCGCAAGCAATGAAAACGGGAAAGCGAGCAACCTGCCGTCAAGCCCGCTGAGATAGCGGGCTCAACGCGTTACCAGCCTTGTTTCGGCCAACGGGGCTGCTACGAATAGCAGCCATTGTTTGGATCGGCACAGCGGCTCTTTCGATGTTCAGGGGCGCTGGATCCAGGTCAACCCCCTCCTCCTGCCTTCGCCACGATGTGGCGTCTGGGGCAGTGCAAATGTTTAGTCGATCTTGTCGGTCTCGGCCTCTTCGTGCGCCTGGCGCAACCGCTCGCGGCTGTTGGTCAGATGCAGGCGCATCGCGGCGCGGGCGGATTCTGCGTCCTGGCGAGCGATCGCGTCATAGATCTGTTCGTGCTCACGGCCGAGACGCTGCTGGTAATGCGGCTGATCATCGTGCGCGAGGCGTGCGGAATTGAGCCGACTGCGCGGAATGATCGCCGTGCCCAGGTGGTTCATGATGTCAGTGAAATAGCGATTGCCAGTCGCCTCGGCAATCTGCAGGTGAAACTGGAAGTCCGACACGGCCGCTTCGCTCGAGAGCGCAGCGCTCTGTTGCAGAGAGTCCAGAAAGGCACGCATCGCCGCCAACTGCTCGGGTGTCCGACGTATCGCCGCCAACCCGGCCGATTCGACCTCGAGGCTGATGCGCAACTCGAGGATCGCCAACACGTCACGCAAGGTGCCGATCGTCGCCGGGTCGATACGAAGCCCGGTGGTGCTGGGCGTATCGAGCACGAACGTACCGATGCCATGGCGTGTTTCCACCAGGCCCGACGCCTGCAAGCGGGAGATGGCTTCACGCACGACCGTCCTGCTCACACCTTGCGCCTGCATGATGGCCGACTCGGTTGGCAGCTTGTCGCCACGCTTGATGACGCCATCGCGTATTTGCTGGGACAGCTCCGCCACCAGCTCCTGGGCAAGGCTGCGGTGCTTTCGGCGTGCGCGTGGCTGAGCGATCTGGTTTTCCATGGACACATCGATCTCTTTGTGAAGCGAAGTAGTCCGTATCATAGCCCAGTAGTTGTACGATAACTATCGGACCTCCGCACATAAGGGCCAGACCTTGCGTCCGAAACCCGCACGTAGCAAGGATGGCTCCTATACTCACGGAGCCACCCTCCAGGAGACCGACATCATGCGCCGCCTCGTGCTTACCCTCGCCGCCGCCCTCATCAGCACTCCCCTCTGGGCAATGCACTGCCCGATGGACATGGCGAAGATCGACGAACAGTTGAAAACGAATCCGCCGAGCGACCCGGCCATCCTCACGCGGGTGCAAGCGTTACGCGCCGAAGGCGAAAAGCTCCATAACGCCGGCGATCATGAGCAGTCGCTCAAGGTGCTGGGAGAAGCCGAGGAGTTGCTCGGAATGAAAGGGGAATAAATCTTTCCCTACCGAGCGGTTGCCGAGTCGACAACCGCTCGGCCCGCCCCTCGGTCACTCCGCCACGCAGCGAATACGCAACTCCTTGCGGTCGAAATCCTCTTCGCTGCTCAACGTCTCGTACCCCATCGGGCACGCCTGTTGTGCCTGCGTTTCGCAACCGGGTTGGCCGGCTACCTTCGTACAGGCGAAGACATATTCATCGGTGCCGTCGGCAGGTGGAACTCGCTCGATAAGGCTACAGCTGGCCAGAAGAGCCAGGCCAGCGATCACACCGTAATGCTTGGTCAGTTTAATCATCGTCGGTCCGAACATGATGCAGATGAACGAAACGCCCTGGCTGAGCGTCACGCCGGCCTGGGGCATGGCTGGACGCAGAAGGCGTATCGCTCGCTGTTTGCGAGGTTCTTGAGTGCTGATGCGACTCTCCGTGCGGGCCCGAATGCCAGGAAAACGCACGCTTATGGGTACAATCGGCGCGGCAGGGAGATATCGCAAGCGTATGGCGCGCGAGGGCTAGCGCGGGTCAGGCGCATCATCCATTTCGGCGTTGTCGACATCGATGTCAGGCGTTTCGCCCTCGATGGGAACGCCGTTCTTACGATCCCGCGGACGCTGCATCTCGTTTCCGGGCAACTCATCGACGCCCGGCTGATCGTCCGGATTCACATCGATGCGTCCTGGGCTTAGGGGCGGTGCGGAGCCAGGAATCACCACCCCGTCGTCATCGCTTTCGGTACGAGTGCCTGTAGGGGGGCCGCTCTGCGGTTGCCGGTCGTCTCGCTCGATGCTCATCACTCACCTCTGCGTTATCTGTACAGATAAGAGGATCGAGCAGCGTGTGCGTTCAGGCGGACAGCTTGCCATTGGTCACCGCGGAGGAAAGCTAGCCCCCTTGACGCTCGTAACGAGCTAACCGGCCATAAGCGTCCCCTCGAGTCGCCTGAGCATTCCGCTTAAATGCCGCCAGTAGCTGGGCTGCTTCGACGTCTCGGTGCCGTGCGTTACGGGTTTTTAATCAGCGGTCTTTTCCGCAGTGCTATCGGCTGCGGGGATACGCTGTTTCGGCTTTGATTGAGTGCGTCGTGCTTGTCCGCGCTGCCGCTTAGCCTGCTGCCTGGCATGTAGCGCTTGGGCGGCCGTCACCGAGCCAACCGCCTGGCCGCTCAAGTCCAGACGCGGAGCATTCTCCACCATGCTTGCCCAGTAGCGGCTTCCTTTGCACCAGGTCGCGATGCCCAGCTTAAGCTGTTCGCTGGATATTCCGAGCAGCTCCAGGTGTTGCTCGGCATCTTTGAGGATGCCCTCCTTAAGCGGGACCTTGGGGGCTGGGTTGACGGGGAAGGCCAATGGAAAGTGCTTCTGCAATCGCCATATTGCCTCCACCGCTGGATCCTGCTCACGAGGCTTCGTTTGCAAGGCTGGTTCCCGCTTGCGCTGCTTAGTACTTTCCGTCCTTACCTGCTGTTTTTCGGCCCGCAGGCGGTCGCGTAGCTCAGCTAGTTGCTCAAAACCCATCGTTCAGCTCACCGCTTCATGGTTATTCGTGGCGCAAGACTATCCCATGCAGCCTTTCGGAGCAGCCTCGCCAGAGGAAAACGCGATCAAGCAACCGTTCACGGCACATCGCTCGCCAATAACCACCGGCTCGATTACCACCAAGATGGCGACACCGTCTTGGCTTCACCAGTCACCGGTGCAACTATCTGCGGTTCTGATGAGCACACCGACCGGATCGGCATCCTGCCTCCGAGCCTGTACCGAAATGCTGTCTGCCGAACTCAGTTTCACATGGTGGCCCGAATGGGCAGCATCACCCACGCCGCGAAGACGCTTCGCATGCTCGGTCGGCTCACTCCGCCTTCCTGGGCGTTTGAGCGCGGCCGGCCCGATTAGGTTAGGCCTCGCAGGCCGAAATAAAAAAGCCGCCCTTGCAAACGCAAGGACGGCTCCTGGATTGGTGCCCGAGGCCGGAATCGAACCGGCACGACCGCGAAGTCGAGGGATTTTCTTACCACTTCGACTTTCGCCGCCAACGCACATGCGCTGTTCGTGGTCTGGAGCACGCCTTCACCATAGCCCTGCGGCCGTAGGTGCCCGCCGTCTGCTCTCTACACCTTCCCAACCATATAGGCCGGGCTTGGCTCGGCGTTGGCTCGGATACAAGAGCATCCAGGGCTTTCGCCGAATTTGACGGGCTTCACCTCTGAGGTTTCCCCTAGAGGGCTCAAATTGTTTAAGTCCCTTGTGTCTACCGATTTCACCACTCGGGCGTAGTGCGCAAAAAACTCCAACGCTACCAGCTGGCGCCTACCTAGCCGCTAGCTCGCCAAGGCTAACCATTAAATTACGTCTTGGCTACTTGCAACCCCTTGTCACTGCTGGATTTTCAGCTTTGCTCGATTGCGGCGCAGGACTATAACC comes from Stutzerimonas stutzeri and encodes:
- a CDS encoding TRAP transporter small permease codes for the protein MKNTLLRVNDAIYKTCVWVAGMAIVVMSMIIPWGIFARYVLGSGAGWPEPVAILLMVIFTFLGAAASYRAGAHMAVSMFTDRLPQFLHRHVELLVQILMGIICLFMTIWGIKLCVATWNQFMSTLPTLRVGITYSPIPIGGAITLLFVLERLFFGDQSKRRAVDYEYVESSKEAV
- a CDS encoding TRAP transporter large permease; the protein is MDALILLGSFAILFLLRMPVAYALGLSALIGAWWIDIPFDAVMIQVAGGVNKFSLLAIPFFVLAGAIMAEGGMSRRLVAFAGVLVGFVRGGLSLVNIMASTFFGAISGSSLADTASVGSVLIPEMEKKGYPREFSTAVTVSGSVQALLTPPSHNSVLYSLAAGGTVSISSLFIAGIGPGLLLSAVMMTMCLLFARARNYPKGEIIPLRQALKICAEALWGLMTMVIILGGILSGVFTATESASIAVVWAFFVTMFIYRDYKWHELPKLLHRTVRTLSVVMILIAFAASFGYIMTLMQIPSKITTLFLTLSDNRYVILMCINLMLLVLGTLMDMAPLILILTPILMPVITGIGVDPVHFGMIMLVNLGIGLITPPVGAVLFVGAAIGKVTIENTVKALFPFYVALFMVLLAVTYIPAISLWLPSVVL
- a CDS encoding EamA family transporter, encoding MQAATPFPRHIAVLILATLACSFAGNHIAARIAFDHDTGLLLAMLCRAGVTLLVLAGLVLWRRESLRLSGATWRWQLLLGLLISIQSFCIYSAVARIPVALALLVVNLSPIMLALLTWLLGGPRPSRQALAIMGMILFGLVLVLDVPARLISSEAPDGQWIAGILFSLTAAAVFAVALWVTEHKLSKMAGSVRSMLTLIVVFGASALLGASDLIPGGLSLPSASAGWIALGCLVLLYGAAFSTLFICMPRLNIARNAPVMNMEPVAGMLLGWLILGQLLGPGQVLGGLIVVGGIVLLAYRKQ
- a CDS encoding FadR/GntR family transcriptional regulator, which encodes MENQIAQPRARRKHRSLAQELVAELSQQIRDGVIKRGDKLPTESAIMQAQGVSRTVVREAISRLQASGLVETRHGIGTFVLDTPSTTGLRIDPATIGTLRDVLAILELRISLEVESAGLAAIRRTPEQLAAMRAFLDSLQQSAALSSEAAVSDFQFHLQIAEATGNRYFTDIMNHLGTAIIPRSRLNSARLAHDDQPHYQQRLGREHEQIYDAIARQDAESARAAMRLHLTNSRERLRQAHEEAETDKID
- a CDS encoding ProQ/FinO family protein, giving the protein MGFEQLAELRDRLRAEKQQVRTESTKQRKREPALQTKPREQDPAVEAIWRLQKHFPLAFPVNPAPKVPLKEGILKDAEQHLELLGISSEQLKLGIATWCKGSRYWASMVENAPRLDLSGQAVGSVTAAQALHARQQAKRQRGQARRTQSKPKQRIPAADSTAEKTAD